In the genome of Hugenholtzia roseola DSM 9546, one region contains:
- a CDS encoding TetR/AcrR family transcriptional regulator, translating to MSKAEKTRHFIIEKAAPIFNTKGYAGTSMHDLTLATGLTKGAIYGNFANKDELALAAFEHNFAKIIKTIESLQAPATNAAEKLRAFLTFYRNGLNFKHFSGGCPIINAATEVDDTHPLLKEKVVEAILFWRQNIERIIIKGIEKGEMRKGVSPANFASLMITLIEGGVAIGKITGDMRYLYHALDKLEDMIQTELLA from the coding sequence ATGTCGAAAGCTGAAAAAACACGCCATTTTATCATAGAAAAAGCCGCCCCCATCTTCAACACCAAAGGGTATGCAGGAACTTCTATGCACGACCTGACCCTTGCGACAGGCTTAACCAAAGGAGCTATCTATGGAAATTTTGCCAATAAAGACGAACTTGCCTTAGCCGCCTTCGAACACAATTTTGCCAAAATCATCAAAACCATTGAAAGCCTACAAGCACCTGCCACCAACGCCGCCGAAAAACTGCGTGCCTTTCTCACCTTTTATAGAAACGGACTGAATTTCAAGCACTTTTCTGGGGGCTGTCCCATCATCAACGCCGCCACCGAAGTAGATGACACGCACCCACTTTTGAAGGAAAAAGTAGTAGAGGCGATTCTTTTTTGGCGGCAAAACATCGAGCGCATCATCATCAAAGGCATAGAAAAAGGCGAAATGCGAAAAGGCGTTAGCCCTGCGAATTTTGCTTCTCTGATGATTACCCTGATAGAAGGCGGCGTAGCGATTGGCAAAATTACAGGCGATATGCGCTATCTCTACCATGCCTTAGATAAGCTCGAAGATATGATTCAGACCGAACTGCTCGCCTAA
- a CDS encoding alpha/beta hydrolase yields MKIILSAYRLYLNTAFLIAPDWGAKKAFQVFATPRRQKVADKEKAILAQAHQSVYRFENKALSFYRWKNPHQETATKKALLVHGWDGHAGNFGAIVQLLLNKGYEVLAFDGPAHRASEGKQTNMLQFARLIDQILRQESQIEVLIGHSFGSGASVLSLHDYPKKQIKKLILLSTPDKIEDVILNFSQYMHLSRPNTERIFNFVEQKFNRKVQAIRVSEQSKKLTVPEILLIHDRYDRVLPFAFAESVATANPKIELFAPEKVGHYKMLWKAVVLEKIASFI; encoded by the coding sequence ATGAAAATTATCCTTTCTGCTTACCGCCTATACCTGAATACGGCTTTTTTGATAGCTCCCGATTGGGGTGCAAAAAAAGCCTTTCAAGTTTTTGCAACTCCACGCCGCCAAAAAGTAGCCGACAAAGAGAAGGCAATTTTGGCACAAGCCCACCAAAGCGTTTATCGTTTTGAAAACAAAGCCCTTTCTTTCTACCGCTGGAAAAATCCACACCAAGAAACTGCTACCAAAAAAGCCCTTTTGGTACATGGCTGGGACGGGCATGCAGGAAATTTTGGTGCAATCGTACAACTACTATTAAACAAAGGCTATGAAGTATTGGCTTTTGATGGTCCCGCACATAGGGCAAGCGAGGGCAAACAGACCAATATGCTACAATTTGCACGCCTTATCGACCAGATTTTGCGTCAGGAATCGCAAATAGAGGTTTTGATAGGACACTCCTTTGGTAGTGGTGCTTCGGTGCTTTCTTTACACGATTATCCTAAAAAACAGATTAAAAAACTTATTTTATTAAGCACGCCTGATAAAATCGAGGACGTAATTCTGAATTTTAGCCAATATATGCACCTTTCGCGCCCTAATACCGAGCGCATCTTCAACTTTGTAGAACAAAAATTTAATAGAAAAGTGCAGGCAATTCGCGTCAGCGAACAGTCTAAAAAGCTCACTGTGCCAGAAATACTACTCATTCACGACCGCTATGATAGGGTCTTGCCCTTTGCCTTTGCCGAATCGGTAGCAACCGCCAATCCGAAGATAGAACTCTTTGCGCCCGAAAAAGTGGGGCATTACAAGATGCTTTGGAAAGCGGTAGTCTTAGAAAAGATTGCATCTTTTATCTAA
- a CDS encoding response regulator, with amino-acid sequence MSLTNKNSNKKILIAEDSTVIQNITKRVLQFQNYSIDMVRDGEAVLERLEKHQYVAILLDIAMPKMDGMECARKIRALQDVEKANIPLFALTGNAKNYTAEEFSAAGFDDVMHKPINFDELVLRLEKVIEAKKQA; translated from the coding sequence ATGAGCCTCACGAACAAAAACTCGAACAAGAAAATCTTAATAGCCGAAGATAGTACCGTCATTCAAAACATCACCAAGCGCGTCTTGCAGTTCCAAAATTATAGCATCGATATGGTGCGCGATGGCGAAGCGGTCTTAGAACGCCTTGAAAAGCACCAATACGTCGCGATTCTGCTCGATATTGCGATGCCCAAGATGGACGGCATGGAGTGTGCGCGTAAGATTCGCGCCCTACAAGATGTGGAAAAGGCGAATATTCCACTTTTTGCCCTTACGGGAAATGCTAAAAACTATACTGCCGAAGAATTTAGCGCGGCAGGTTTTGATGATGTCATGCACAAACCTATCAATTTTGATGAGTTGGTCTTGCGTCTCGAAAAGGTCATTGAAGCGAAAAAACAAGCCTAA
- a CDS encoding Nif3-like dinuclear metal center hexameric protein encodes MIALSNLIAHLEALAPLPLQESYDNAGLLVGFPQMEISGAVVALDMTEEVVLEAHQKGCNLVVAHHPIIFGGLKKINRKNYVERAVWTAIEKKVALYAIHTNLDNVREGVNDKIADRLGLENRQILAPKKNQAGEPLLHQHKQTGAGLIGKLPKPLPTQDFFNLLKKAFHLHFFKHTALCHETIEKVALCGGAGSFLLQAAKKAGAQAFITADYKYHEFFDAENQILICDIGHYESEIFTVELLYDYLKAQFEALPIYPTQVRTNPVFYY; translated from the coding sequence ATGATAGCCCTTTCTAATCTCATAGCACATTTAGAAGCCCTTGCGCCTCTGCCCTTACAGGAATCTTACGACAATGCAGGACTCTTAGTAGGCTTTCCTCAAATGGAAATTTCGGGCGCAGTGGTAGCCTTAGATATGACCGAAGAAGTGGTATTAGAAGCCCATCAAAAGGGTTGTAATTTGGTAGTGGCGCATCACCCCATTATTTTTGGGGGGCTAAAAAAGATAAACCGCAAAAACTATGTAGAACGCGCCGTCTGGACGGCAATAGAAAAGAAAGTAGCCCTTTATGCCATTCACACCAATCTGGACAACGTGCGCGAGGGCGTGAATGATAAAATCGCAGACCGCTTAGGTTTGGAAAATCGTCAGATTTTAGCTCCTAAAAAAAACCAAGCAGGCGAGCCACTTTTACACCAACACAAACAAACAGGCGCGGGACTTATCGGGAAACTCCCCAAACCGCTCCCCACGCAAGACTTTTTCAACTTGCTCAAAAAAGCCTTTCACCTACACTTTTTCAAACACACCGCTCTCTGCCATGAAACCATAGAAAAAGTAGCCCTCTGTGGAGGCGCAGGCAGTTTTCTTTTGCAGGCTGCCAAAAAAGCAGGGGCGCAGGCTTTCATAACAGCCGACTACAAATACCACGAATTTTTTGATGCCGAAAATCAAATCCTGATTTGCGACATCGGTCATTATGAAAGTGAAATTTTTACCGTAGAACTATTATATGACTATTTGAAAGCACAATTTGAGGCTCTGCCTATTTATCCTACACAGGTTAGGACAAATCCTGTTTTTTATTATTAG
- a CDS encoding NAD-dependent epimerase/dehydratase family protein has protein sequence MTLPKILITGGTGFIGSQLALQLLSEGYSVRILSHSGYVPPFLEEALSHKRLEMVSADLNDHISIQKAVQGVARVVHLAWSTVPKNATDNLVYDVQSNVVGSIQLFMACVAEKVEKVVFVSSGGTVYGVPQQLPILETHPLQPISGYGLSKVSVEQYLHLFGHLHQLPYLVLRVANVYGRGQNTRKGQGVIGIWANKLKAGEPLEIWGSDTIIRDYVHVRDTVQAIKMALFHHLDPKKESPIFNVGTGRGYSLKELLDLVQSFFPKPLDVRYIDQNRPFDVPANVLCIEKIKNVLGWQPQISIEEGLGEIFYKDSNPD, from the coding sequence ATGACACTACCCAAAATTCTTATCACGGGGGGAACAGGTTTTATCGGCTCGCAACTCGCCTTGCAGCTTCTTTCCGAAGGCTACTCGGTGCGTATCCTTTCGCATAGTGGCTATGTGCCGCCTTTTTTAGAGGAGGCTCTTTCGCACAAACGCCTCGAAATGGTGAGTGCCGACTTAAATGACCACATTTCTATTCAGAAAGCCGTACAAGGGGTTGCCAGAGTGGTACATTTGGCATGGAGTACCGTTCCAAAAAATGCAACAGACAACTTAGTTTATGATGTGCAGAGCAATGTAGTGGGCAGTATCCAACTTTTTATGGCTTGTGTGGCAGAAAAAGTGGAAAAGGTCGTCTTTGTTTCGTCAGGAGGAACGGTTTATGGTGTGCCACAACAGTTGCCTATTTTGGAAACGCACCCCCTACAACCTATTTCGGGCTATGGGCTTTCAAAAGTGAGTGTAGAGCAGTATTTGCACCTTTTTGGGCATCTGCACCAACTTCCCTATTTGGTCTTGCGGGTGGCAAATGTCTATGGCAGAGGGCAGAACACGCGCAAAGGACAGGGCGTTATCGGAATTTGGGCGAACAAACTCAAAGCAGGTGAGCCGCTCGAAATTTGGGGTAGCGATACCATCATTCGCGACTACGTACATGTGCGCGATACGGTGCAGGCGATTAAGATGGCACTTTTTCATCATTTAGACCCCAAAAAAGAATCGCCTATCTTCAATGTAGGCACAGGCAGGGGCTATTCCCTCAAAGAGTTGCTCGATTTGGTGCAAAGTTTTTTCCCCAAGCCGCTCGATGTACGCTATATAGACCAAAACCGCCCTTTTGATGTGCCTGCCAATGTGCTTTGTATCGAAAAAATAAAAAACGTCTTGGGTTGGCAGCCTCAAATTTCCATAGAGGAGGGCTTAGGTGAGATTTTTTACAAAGATTCTAACCCTGATTAA
- a CDS encoding M28 family peptidase → MQQLFLSFRLLFLMSLPFLWACEKNNQTSQENKTTQNSTTPQKTRAVPAFDADSAFFFVEKQLSFGTRQPNSEGHRKTGDYLIETLKSYGAEVTVQDLDLTAHDGKRLQGRNIFAALYPENKRRILLAAHWDTRPQAENDKERPKEPILGANDGASGVAVLLELVRTLQSAAEKPAVGIDIALFDLEDYGESAYKDSYCLGSQYWAKNPHKPNYTAYYGILLDMVGAKNAIFGLEGVSMEFAPSIMNKVWTKAEMLGYGAYFRRIQTGHIIDDHYYVNTLAKIPMIDIIQHDPENGDSYFAPHWHTHQDNLDIIDRETLKAVGTTVLHVLYEEEVVLQ, encoded by the coding sequence ATGCAGCAACTTTTTTTGTCGTTCCGCCTTCTTTTTTTGATGAGCCTTCCTTTTTTGTGGGCTTGTGAGAAAAACAATCAGACCTCGCAAGAAAATAAAACGACGCAAAATTCTACTACTCCACAGAAAACACGCGCCGTTCCTGCCTTTGATGCTGATTCTGCCTTCTTTTTTGTAGAAAAACAGCTAAGTTTTGGCACACGTCAGCCCAACTCGGAAGGACATCGAAAAACAGGCGATTATCTTATCGAAACCCTCAAAAGTTATGGGGCAGAAGTAACCGTACAAGACCTCGACCTCACCGCACACGACGGCAAACGCCTACAAGGGCGTAATATCTTTGCCGCGCTCTATCCTGAAAACAAGCGCAGGATTTTATTAGCCGCCCATTGGGACACGCGCCCACAGGCAGAAAACGACAAGGAGCGTCCCAAAGAGCCTATCTTAGGTGCAAATGATGGCGCAAGTGGCGTGGCAGTGCTTTTAGAATTGGTCAGAACCCTACAAAGTGCAGCCGAAAAGCCTGCCGTAGGGATTGATATTGCCTTGTTTGATTTGGAAGATTATGGCGAAAGTGCATACAAAGATTCGTATTGTTTGGGTTCGCAATATTGGGCGAAAAATCCGCACAAGCCCAACTACACCGCCTATTATGGTATTCTGCTCGATATGGTAGGGGCTAAAAATGCCATCTTCGGATTGGAAGGCGTTTCGATGGAATTTGCGCCTTCTATTATGAATAAAGTCTGGACAAAAGCCGAAATGCTTGGTTATGGGGCTTATTTTAGACGTATCCAAACGGGACATATCATCGACGACCACTATTACGTCAATACTTTGGCAAAAATCCCGATGATAGATATTATCCAACACGACCCCGAAAACGGCGATTCCTACTTTGCTCCCCATTGGCACACACATCAAGACAACCTCGATATCATAGACCGCGAAACGCTCAAAGCCGTAGGAACGACGGTGCTACACGTCTTGTATGAGGAGGAAGTGGTGTTGCAATAG
- a CDS encoding peptidoglycan D,D-transpeptidase FtsI family protein, whose translation MKWEYKIFVCFYSLKDRKYFSDAASLQVKDTIFLSPKWSFCKILLKNPTDCYSTNKNSNFAEPLSFFFCLLSASMTEIRTYSIRIALILALLVYAARLFDMQILSDEMRVQAENVSIRTLTDYPARGLVYDRKGQLLVANEPVFDIEIIAKELKIKDTLVFSQLLGLPLEILRERLQTANTGLQRYKPFLLLKQITVTHYAKMQDRLSDYKGIYVSPRTIRTYPHQNLAAALGYVREIDQLMLSRDTAGYYNKGDIVGISGIEKSYETFLRGRRGTRYVLFDRLGIQRGAYKDGKYDTLPEAGKNLESSIDLELQQYGEYLMQNKIGSIVAIEPATGEILALISAPTYNPNLLTGEGIDISRNFVNLTSNPYKPLYNRALQAPYPPGSTFKLVQALIGLQEGVLDTVDTRISCTQELVKCHAHPSPLDVKGSIQHSCNPFYFKAFNRIIKQNKVKNEKEDTRLGLENWTRHVHSFGLGKPASSDLANEKSGLIPSVAYYDKIYKKRGYDWKLGNIYSVSIGQGEVGLTPLQMANLAAIIANRGFYYPPHIIRKIEGKPFEGEHLTKRYTTVSAPYFEYLIRGMEDVVKAGTARRAALSDVVICGKTGTVQNPHGDDHSVFIAFAPKNNPKIAIAVIVENSGFGGTWAAPIASLMIEKYLKGEVSEKSLHDKEEHVLKLNVIEKQEKRRLYRLYRDSLKRLGKPIPEELIEKKPDSIPADNDSIPPAETEEKNPTLARKEEE comes from the coding sequence TTGAAGTGGGAATACAAAATATTTGTGTGCTTTTATAGCCTAAAAGATAGGAAATATTTTTCAGATGCCGCCTCTCTACAAGTCAAAGACACAATTTTTTTATCGCCTAAGTGGTCTTTCTGTAAAATTCTATTAAAAAATCCTACCGACTGCTATTCTACCAACAAAAATAGTAATTTTGCAGAGCCGCTTTCCTTTTTCTTTTGCCTACTTTCCGCTTCCATGACCGAAATTCGCACTTATAGCATCAGAATCGCATTGATATTGGCACTGCTTGTCTATGCCGCTCGCCTTTTTGATATGCAAATCTTATCGGACGAAATGCGCGTGCAGGCGGAGAACGTATCCATTCGTACCCTGACCGACTACCCTGCGCGTGGGCTGGTCTATGACCGCAAAGGACAACTTTTGGTTGCCAATGAGCCTGTTTTCGATATAGAGATTATCGCCAAAGAACTCAAAATCAAGGATACCCTTGTTTTTTCCCAACTCTTGGGGCTGCCCCTCGAAATCCTAAGAGAACGCCTCCAAACAGCTAATACAGGCTTGCAACGCTACAAACCATTTCTGCTGCTCAAACAAATTACGGTTACGCATTATGCCAAAATGCAAGACCGCCTTTCCGACTACAAAGGCATTTATGTTTCGCCCCGTACCATTCGCACCTATCCCCATCAAAATTTAGCCGCCGCCTTGGGTTATGTGCGCGAAATAGACCAGCTCATGCTCTCGCGCGATACGGCAGGCTACTACAACAAGGGCGACATCGTAGGCATCAGTGGTATCGAAAAAAGCTACGAAACTTTTTTGCGTGGCAGGCGTGGCACGCGCTATGTGCTTTTCGACCGCTTGGGCATACAAAGGGGAGCATACAAAGATGGCAAATACGACACACTACCCGAAGCAGGCAAAAATTTAGAGTCGAGTATTGATTTAGAATTGCAACAGTATGGCGAGTATTTGATGCAAAACAAAATCGGTAGTATCGTCGCGATAGAGCCAGCCACAGGTGAAATTTTGGCACTGATTTCTGCCCCTACCTACAATCCGAACCTACTCACAGGCGAGGGCATCGATATTTCGCGCAATTTCGTCAATCTGACCTCTAACCCCTACAAACCGCTTTACAATCGCGCCCTGCAAGCCCCCTATCCGCCCGGCTCTACTTTCAAATTGGTGCAGGCACTTATTGGGCTACAAGAAGGCGTTTTGGATACCGTAGATACGCGCATCTCCTGTACGCAGGAATTGGTCAAATGTCATGCACACCCTTCGCCCTTAGATGTCAAAGGCTCGATACAACACTCTTGCAACCCTTTCTATTTCAAAGCCTTTAATAGAATCATCAAACAAAATAAGGTCAAAAATGAAAAAGAAGACACGCGCTTGGGGCTTGAAAATTGGACACGACACGTACATTCTTTCGGATTGGGCAAACCTGCCAGCAGCGACCTTGCCAACGAAAAATCAGGCTTAATTCCTTCGGTAGCCTATTACGATAAAATCTATAAAAAGCGCGGTTATGATTGGAAATTGGGCAATATCTATTCGGTTAGTATTGGGCAGGGCGAAGTAGGACTCACGCCCCTACAAATGGCAAACTTAGCCGCCATTATCGCCAATCGCGGTTTCTACTATCCGCCGCATATCATCAGAAAAATAGAAGGCAAGCCCTTTGAGGGCGAGCATCTGACCAAACGCTATACTACCGTTTCCGCCCCTTACTTCGAGTACCTCATTCGGGGCATGGAAGATGTAGTGAAGGCAGGAACTGCGCGTCGTGCCGCCCTTAGCGATGTCGTCATCTGTGGCAAAACAGGAACGGTACAAAATCCGCATGGCGACGACCACTCTGTTTTTATCGCCTTTGCGCCTAAAAATAATCCTAAAATTGCGATTGCCGTTATTGTGGAAAATTCAGGCTTTGGTGGCACTTGGGCTGCCCCCATTGCCAGTTTGATGATAGAAAAATACCTTAAAGGCGAGGTTTCGGAAAAAAGTCTGCACGACAAAGAAGAACACGTCTTGAAACTCAATGTGATTGAAAAACAAGAAAAACGCCGCCTCTACCGCCTCTATCGCGATAGCCTCAAAAGGTTGGGAAAACCCATTCCCGAAGAACTCATAGAGAAAAAGCCCGATTCCATTCCTGCCGACAACGACAGCATTCCGCCTGCCGAAACGGAGGAAAAAAATCCTACCTTAGCGCGAAAAGAAGAGGAGTAG
- a CDS encoding CBS domain-containing protein → MGDLKVRIADNREELNVFVRHLLKDIQALEQMLAEDKFEKNIKRIGAEQEICLIDDHAKPAPCNLDVLKKLNQHPSFTTELARFNIEANMKPQVFTGSCLSDLEGEILELLELLSRNLKEMELDYILTGILPTIRKFDLTNSNLTPFERYHALMDALKKQRGRDHYELKIEGIDELSFMHDSALVEACNTSFQVHLQVAPQDFVRKYNVAQAISAPMLSMCGNSPLLFGRRLWSETRIALFRQSVDTRVSSEYLRERSPRVTFGHSWLKNSIVDLYKEDMMRFRILLTTDVEEDALQALSEGRIPILRALRIHNSTVYRWNRACYGISDNGQPHLRIENRIFPAGPTVIDEVANAAVWLGVMNVFDEHCKDVSQVMDFDDARSNFMKAARSGLGVEIFWLNGKKINTVELLKKELLPMAREGLKKEGVNAQDIDKYIGTVEERIAAGQTGSIWALKSFNQLIKQTTREEVVTAITAATALKQKENVPVHHWDLARIEDIVTWEPTDLVVEEFMDTDVITINEKDIPEFAADIMDWQRIRYLPVENEDGTLAGLITSRILLRYFNQNAKHKQADLYIKDLMIREPFTISPDATVNDAMNILREKKIGCLPVVKDGNLLGIITEANFLNITASLLKRIAERRKLRKNKALENAQNQVMEELSPEIIQDMEEREDLGDSAL, encoded by the coding sequence ATGGGTGATTTAAAAGTTCGCATTGCCGACAATCGCGAAGAACTCAACGTCTTTGTCCGCCACCTACTCAAAGACATTCAAGCCTTAGAGCAGATGTTGGCAGAGGATAAGTTCGAAAAAAACATCAAACGTATTGGGGCAGAGCAAGAAATCTGCCTAATAGACGACCATGCCAAGCCCGCGCCCTGCAATTTAGACGTGTTGAAAAAGCTCAACCAACACCCTTCTTTCACCACCGAATTGGCACGCTTCAATATAGAAGCAAACATGAAACCGCAGGTCTTTACAGGCTCCTGTCTTTCCGATTTGGAAGGGGAAATCTTAGAACTATTAGAGCTGCTATCGCGCAATCTCAAAGAGATGGAACTCGATTATATCCTGACGGGGATTCTGCCCACGATTCGCAAATTCGACCTTACCAATTCGAACCTGACCCCCTTCGAACGCTATCACGCCCTTATGGACGCGCTCAAAAAACAACGCGGGCGCGACCACTACGAACTCAAAATCGAGGGCATCGATGAGCTAAGTTTTATGCACGATTCGGCATTAGTAGAAGCCTGCAATACCAGCTTTCAGGTGCATTTGCAGGTTGCGCCCCAAGATTTTGTCCGCAAGTACAATGTAGCGCAGGCAATTTCTGCCCCTATGCTTTCTATGTGTGGCAATTCGCCCCTGCTTTTCGGGCGCAGGCTTTGGAGCGAAACACGCATTGCCCTTTTCCGCCAATCGGTAGATACGCGCGTGTCGTCGGAATACTTGCGTGAGCGTTCTCCAAGGGTTACTTTTGGGCATAGTTGGCTCAAAAATTCTATCGTCGATTTGTATAAAGAAGACATGATGCGCTTTCGTATCCTACTCACCACCGACGTAGAAGAAGACGCTTTGCAAGCCCTTTCCGAAGGCAGAATCCCTATTTTACGCGCCCTAAGAATACACAACTCTACGGTATATCGTTGGAATAGAGCCTGTTATGGCATTTCTGACAATGGGCAGCCACATTTGCGCATAGAAAACCGCATCTTTCCTGCCGGTCCCACAGTGATTGATGAGGTAGCCAATGCAGCCGTCTGGTTAGGGGTGATGAATGTTTTTGATGAGCATTGTAAAGATGTCAGTCAGGTGATGGATTTTGATGATGCGCGTTCTAATTTTATGAAGGCGGCGCGTAGTGGCTTAGGGGTAGAGATTTTTTGGCTCAATGGCAAAAAAATCAATACCGTAGAGCTGCTCAAAAAAGAACTGTTGCCCATGGCGCGTGAAGGGCTTAAAAAGGAAGGGGTAAATGCGCAGGATATTGATAAATATATCGGAACGGTAGAAGAACGCATTGCCGCAGGGCAGACAGGCAGCATTTGGGCGTTAAAATCTTTCAACCAACTTATCAAACAGACCACACGCGAGGAAGTAGTTACGGCAATTACGGCGGCTACTGCCCTCAAACAGAAAGAAAACGTGCCTGTTCATCATTGGGATTTGGCGCGAATAGAAGACATCGTTACTTGGGAGCCTACCGATTTGGTTGTCGAAGAGTTTATGGATACCGATGTCATTACCATCAACGAAAAAGATATTCCCGAATTTGCCGCCGACATCATGGATTGGCAGCGCATACGCTATTTGCCCGTAGAAAATGAAGACGGCACGTTGGCAGGTCTGATAACTTCGCGTATCTTATTGCGTTATTTCAATCAAAACGCCAAACACAAGCAAGCCGACCTCTACATCAAAGACCTCATGATTCGCGAGCCTTTCACCATTTCGCCTGACGCAACGGTGAATGATGCCATGAACATTTTACGCGAAAAAAAGATAGGCTGCCTGCCTGTGGTCAAAGATGGCAACTTATTGGGTATCATTACGGAGGCAAACTTTCTCAATATTACGGCAAGTTTGCTCAAAAGAATTGCCGAGCGCAGGAAGTTACGCAAAAATAAGGCGTTGGAAAATGCCCAAAATCAAGTAATGGAGGAGCTAAGTCCCGAAATTATACAAGACATGGAAGAAAGAGAAGACTTAGGCGATTCGGCACTCTAA
- a CDS encoding HD domain-containing protein — MSAHKIINDPVHGFISIPKDLIGTLIEHPYFQRLRRIKQLGLTEFVYPGALHTRFHHALGAMYLMQTALHTLREKGHDISAAEHKAALAAILLHDIGHTAFSHALENTLLTQTHHEELSLFLMQKLNEELKGRLSLAIDIFTDKYERHFFHQLVSSQLDMDRMDYLKRDCFFTGVSEGTIGSDRIIKMLDVHQDKIVVEAKGIYSIEHFLNARRLMYWQVYLHKTTVSTEQMLIQIFRRARVVGLENPEKPLFATPALAFFLKNTLTLQDFMQTPEALQHFINLDDYDVWGSIKAWTQNPDRVLSLLCKMLLERQLFKVKWGQEPIYGDFLESTREKTLLFLKKHKIDEQFLDYFFTQGSVSNAAYLPHKDSIWILKKDGRVVDITEASDLPHLKALSLVVRKHYLSYVRF, encoded by the coding sequence ATGTCGGCTCATAAAATTATCAACGACCCCGTTCATGGCTTTATCTCCATTCCCAAAGACTTGATTGGCACGCTGATAGAACACCCCTACTTTCAGCGGTTGCGCCGCATCAAACAATTAGGGCTTACCGAATTTGTCTATCCTGGTGCCTTGCATACGCGCTTTCACCATGCCTTGGGTGCTATGTATTTGATGCAAACCGCCCTACATACTTTGCGCGAAAAGGGACACGACATCTCTGCCGCCGAACACAAAGCGGCTTTGGCTGCCATCTTGCTGCACGACATCGGACACACTGCCTTTTCACATGCCCTCGAAAACACGCTCCTGACCCAAACGCACCACGAAGAACTTTCTCTTTTTTTGATGCAAAAGCTAAATGAGGAGCTAAAAGGGCGGCTTTCATTAGCCATCGATATTTTTACAGATAAGTATGAAAGGCATTTTTTCCACCAACTCGTTTCCAGTCAGCTCGACATGGATAGAATGGATTACCTCAAACGCGACTGCTTTTTTACGGGCGTTTCCGAAGGAACGATTGGCAGCGATAGAATTATCAAGATGCTCGACGTGCATCAAGATAAAATTGTAGTAGAAGCAAAAGGCATTTATAGCATCGAGCATTTTCTAAATGCGCGAAGGCTGATGTATTGGCAGGTTTATCTGCACAAAACCACTGTTAGCACCGAACAGATGCTTATCCAAATTTTCAGGCGTGCGCGTGTTGTAGGTTTAGAAAATCCCGAAAAGCCACTTTTTGCCACTCCTGCGCTTGCTTTTTTTCTGAAAAATACGCTCACCCTGCAAGATTTTATGCAGACCCCCGAAGCCCTGCAACACTTTATCAATTTAGACGATTACGACGTATGGGGCAGCATCAAGGCTTGGACGCAAAACCCCGACAGGGTCTTGTCGCTACTTTGTAAGATGCTTTTAGAAAGGCAACTTTTCAAAGTCAAATGGGGACAAGAACCCATCTACGGCGACTTTTTGGAAAGCACACGCGAAAAAACACTGCTCTTTCTCAAAAAACACAAGATAGATGAACAATTTTTAGACTATTTCTTTACACAAGGCAGCGTGAGCAATGCCGCCTATTTGCCACACAAAGATTCTATCTGGATTCTGAAAAAAGACGGCAGAGTGGTCGATATCACCGAAGCCTCCGACTTGCCACATTTAAAAGCATTGAGTTTGGTTGTCAGAAAGCATTACCTCTCCTACGTTCGTTTTTAG